DNA sequence from the Cohnella herbarum genome:
TCCTTTAATCTCCAAGCTTAGCGCGTCGATGCTTTCCAATGCCCGAGCCGCTATGGCCTCGTTCTTTTCCTTCTTGCTTCTCACGCGATGCCCCAATGGAGGGAACAAACCGAAGTTCGCGTTCATCGGCTGGAAATGTTTGAAATCCGCCGTCGTAATATAATGTGCCATACTCCCCAAAGTGGTGTGGGCAGGTAATGTCAAAGGCTGTTGGCCGTTAGCTAACCGTCCCGCGTTTAACCCCGAGATGAGCCCCGAAGCCGCGGATTCGACGTAACCTTCCACTCCGGTCATTTGGCCGGCGAAGAACAAAGTCTCTCTAGCTTGGAATTGATAGGTCGGACGAAGAAGCTTAGGCGAATTAATGAATGTATTGCGATGCATGACTCCGTATCGGACGAATTCAGCGTTCTCTAGACCCGGAATCAGAGAAAATACCCGCTTCTGTTCCCCCCATTTCAGATGAGTCTGAAATCCGACGAGGTTATATAACGTTCCTGCCGCATTATCTTGACGAAGCTGAATGACGGCATGCGACTTCGCCCCGGTGCGCGGATCGATCAATCCGACCGGTTTCATCGGACCGAACAACACCGTCTGCTTCCCGCGTTTGGCCATAACCTCGATAGGCATGCAACCCTCGAAATACATTTCCTTCTCGAAGTCTTTCACTGCCGCCGTTTCGGCAGTCGTGAGCGCTTCATAGAAAACGTCGAATTCCGCTTCCGTCATCGGACAATTCAAGTATGCCGCCTCGCCCTTATCGTAACGGGAAGCCAAGAACACCTTGTCTAAATCTATGGAATCTTTCTCGACGATCGGGGCGGCCGCATCGAAAAAGTAAAAATATTCTTCGCCCATAAGCCGCTTGATGCTATCGGACAGTTCGGGTGACGTAAGCGGGCCGGTTGCGATCACCACGATGCCGTCTTGCGGGATTTCCGTGACTTCCTCATTAACGACCGTTATCAACGGATGCTCGCGAAGCCGCTTCGTGACTTCGGCCGAGAAACCGTCACGATCTACCGCGAGCGCCCCTCCGGCGGGAACGGCGTGCAAATCCGCGCAGGAAAGGATCAGGGAATCAAGACGCCTCATCTCTTCCTTCAATACGCCGACCGCGTTAGCCAAACCGTTTGCTCTTAAGCTATTGCTGCACACTAATTCGGCAAAACCCTCCGTATGGTGGGCCGGCGTCTGCTTTACCGGGCGCATTTCATATAATGTGACGGGGACGCCCTGCTTGGCGATCTGCCAAGCGGCCTCGCTGCCGGCCAGGCCCGCGCCGATTACCGTCACCGATTGGACTTCGTTCAAAGCGTCTAACCTCCTAAACTTCAACCCGTTATTCTACCGCTTCCTCTGAATCGTCGACGTTCTCCGAATGGCTGCAGACGGTACAATGATATTGTATCTCGCCTTTCACGCGCTTTTCAATCATCAACCCGCCGCAACTCGGACAAGGCTTGGCAACCGGCTTATCCCATGATACGTAATCGCAGCCGGGATAGAGATTGCAGCCGTAAAAAATTCGTCCTTTTTTGCTGCGGCGTTCAACGACGTGGCCTTCTCCGCATTTCGGACATTTGACGCCGGTTTCCTTGATGATCGGTTTCGTATTGCGGCAATTCGGGAATCCCGAACAGGCCAGGAACTTGCCGAAACGTCCCATCTTATAGACCATCGGACTGCCGCATTTGTCGCAAATTTCATCGGAAGGCTCGTCTTTAATCTCGATTTCCTTCATTTCTTCTTCCGCGAAGTTCAGTCTGACTTCGAACGATTTGTAGAAATCCCCGATGACGTTAACCCAATCTTGGGTTCCTTCCTCAACATGGTCAAGGTCCCCTTCCATGTTAGCCGTGAATTCAGCATCTAGGATTTCCGGGAAAAACTCCTCCATGAGTTGAATAACGAGTTCTCCAAGCTCCGTCGGAATGAATTTCTTCTCTTCCATCGCGACGTAATTTCTCTTCTGAATCGTCTCCAAAGTCGGAGCATACGTGCTCGGACGCCCGATGCCTAACTCCTCCAGCGTTCTCACGAGCCTAGCTTCCGTAAAACGCGGAGGAGGCTGCGTAAAGTGCTGCTTAGGTTCGATATCCTTCGATTTCACTTTATCCCCCGCGCCAAGCGCGGGTAACAAGCGATCTTCGTCCGTCGTTCCGTCGTCATTGCCTTCCACGTACACTTTCATGAAGCCCGCGAACTTCAGCTTGGAACCGTTCGCGCGAAAAGTAACCGGTCCGTTATGAAGATCGACGGTCATCGTATCCAATACGGCGGAAGCCATTTGGCTAGCAACGAACCTCTCCCATATCAGTTTATACAGACGCAACTGATCTTTAGAAGTAAAGGCTTTAACGGATTCCGGATCGCGAAGAACCGAGGTCGGACGGATCGCTTCGTGCGCATCCTGGGCGTTCGAGTTTTTCTTCGTGTATACGCGCGGAGTTTCCGGCACGAACGCGTTCCCGTATTTCCCCTCGATGTACTCTTTCGCTTCCTCTTGGGCAACGGGGGAAATGCGCGTGGAATCCGTACGCATATAAGTAATTAACCCGACAGTTCCTTCTTTACCCAAGTCGACCCCTTCATAAAGCTGCTGGGCGATCTGCATCGTCTTCGAAGCGCGGAAATTCAGCTTGCGCGCGGCTTCCTGTTGAAGCGAGCTCGTAATAAACGGAGGTGAAGGGTTGCGTTGCCGCTCTTTCTCCTTCACTTCGCCTACGACGAAATCCTCGTTCCCCATCTGCGCAAGAACGGCTTTTACGTCGGCTTCGCTCGTAAGCTCCGCTTTTTCTCCATTCAAGGAATGGAACTTTGCCTCGAATGCGGCCTTTTCTTTTGTCAAATGAGCGGTGATGCTCCAATATTCTTCAGGGATAAACGCATTGATCTCGTTCTCCCGATCGTATATGAGTTTGACCGCAACCGATTGAACTCTGCCGGCGCTCAGTCCCTTTTTCACTTTCTTCCATAATAACGGGCTGATCTTGTACCCGACCAATCGGTCCAGTACCCGTCTGGCCTGTTGGGCATTCACAAGATCCATATCGATCGGGCGAGGGTTCTTAAAGGCATCCTTTACCGCTTGTTTCGTAATTTCATTGAAAACAACGCGGCAAGCATCCTTCTCGTCGATTTCCAAGTAGTGCGCCAAATGCCACGCGATCGCTTCGCCTTCTCTGTCGGGGTCAGCCGCCAGATATACTTTTTTGACTTTTTTGCTGGCGTCGCGAAGTTCCTTCAGAACGCTCCCCTTGCCGCGAATCGTAATGTATTTGGGCTGAAAATCATTTTCTACCTCTACCCCGATCTGGCTTTTGGGTAAATCTCGAATATGCCCCATGGACGCTTTAACGATAAATTTACTTCCCAAATATTTGCCGATCGTTTTGGCTTTAGCCGGTGACTCTACGATAACGAGCGAATCCGCCACGTCCATTCCTCCTCTCCTACGGTCGACAAGTCCTCGTGCCTATGTGCTTATGTCTACATTAAAGGACATGATATACAGAACCGGGTTGTTGATGAATCCGTCTTTTTATTAGTAAAGATAGCAGAACGGAGTGTAAATGTCCAAATGTCATCCCGGATCGGGTAACGAGTTCGTCGATCGTGCAGGGATTATCTAGCAATAATCGATACACGAGGCGCTCGGCGTCGGTCCAATTTTCCGGCTGAGAACCGAGCTGTTTCGATGTTTGAACCGACGACGAATGTATGTCCGATGCCGGAAGCCTATGCGAATAGGCTTGAAAGATATCCGTCTCGTCCAACACGGGATTTGCGCCTTTTCTGAAATACTCCAGAGCCCCTTTACTTCTAGGAGACGTAATCTGACCCGGCACGATAAACACATCCCTATCGTAACCTAGCGCCAGATCCGCGGTAATTAACGCTCCGCTCTTCTGCGCGGCCTCTACGACGATGACGCCGTAAGATAAACCCGCGATAATCCGATTGCGCAGCGGAAAAAGTCCCGGCCGGAGGATCGTGCCCGGCGGACTCTCGGAAACGATAAGGCCATTATTCGACAATTCTCGATAAAGCGCCTTGTTCTCGGGAGGATAACAACGATCGACTTCGCCGGCCAACACCGCTATCGTCCCGTAACGGGCACGTAAGGCGCCGTAATGCGCGGCTGCGTCAATTCCCCTGGCTAGACCGCTGACGACCGTCATGCGCTGCGCACAGCCTTCTGAGATATCTTCGGTCACCTTGCGGCCATAACCCGTGGCAAGTCTTGTTCCGACGATAGCGATCGTGGGATTATGGACAAGTTCCCAATTTCCCTTATGATACATAACCCAGGGTGGATCGGCTATTTGACGCAGCAACTCCGGATATACGTCGTCCAAATACGTCACGAGACCGATCTCTCGTTCTTCATGCACGCCATGCCGTCGTTCGATAGCATCATATCGCAGATTGGCGACAATTCCGGCGGCTTGACTTGCGCTAAGCCCCATATCCCTCCAATCTCCCGCCAGAAAATCGGCCGAATGCCTTAATGAACCAATCCCTTTTGCTTTACCGCATTGGAGAATGTTCGCGATCGAAATCCTCCCTATTCCGTCCGTTTCATGCAGAGCGATCAGTACTTCCCTAGGGATCCCCGTCATCATGGCTTCCGACTTAGAAACGGCCTTCGTTTGGTTTGTCTTCTGTTGTTCCTGATCTTGTTCCCGTATCAGTTGAAACCACTCCTCTTTGTTATTGTCGATTAGCAAGTCATAGCCTTGAAATCACGCAAAAAAGCCTCCCGCTCCCTCTGATGAGGGGACGGAAGGCTGCTTGCCTTGCCGATTACAGCAGAACGATTCGTTCATCGTTCCGACGATCAATATGTTGAAATTACTGTAACATTAAACTTTGCACTTTTCCAGCAAACCTTTTTCCTCGAGCACGGCGACAAGAGTCGCGCCCATGTCGGAAGGCGTCGGAGCGACGCGGATTCCGCAAGCTTCAAGTACGGAGATTTTCTCGGCAGCCGTACCTTTGCCTCCGGAGATGATCGCGCCGGCATGTCCCATACGTTTGCCTGCAGGAGCCGTTGCGCCGCCGATGAAGCCGACGACGGGTTTCGTCATGTTCGCTTTAACCCACTCCGCCGCTTCTTCTTCCGCCGTACCGCCGATTTCGCCGATCATGATAACCGCGTAAGTGTCCGGATCTTCATTGAACAGCTTAAGGATATCGATAAATTCCGAGCCTTTAACCGGATCTCCGCCGATACCGACGGCAGACGATTGACCGATGCCGCTGGAAGTCAGTTGATGAACCGCTTCGTAAGTTAAAGTTCCCGAACGGGAAACGACGCCTACGTGACCCTTTTGGTGAATATATCCCGGCATGATGCCGATTTTAATCTCCCCTGGAGTAATAACGCCAGGACAGTTCGGTCCGATCAAACGAGTTTTCTTGCCTTCCATGAAGCGCATAACTTTGACCATGTCGAGTACCGGAATTCCTTCCGTAATACAGATGACAAGTTCAAGTTCTGCATCTACCGCTTCCATAATCGCGTCAGCCGCGAACGGAGGGGCCACGTAGATAACGGACGCCGTAGCGCCTGTTGCTTTTACGGCTTCCAAAACCGTATTGAATACCGGCAAAGAAACCGTCGTGCCGTTTTCCAAGTTGAAGTCTACGTTTGTGCCACCTTTACCCGGTGTAACGCCGCCGACCATTTGCGTACCATAATCCAGTGCACCCTTGGCGTGGAAATTTCCCGTTGCGCCCGTGATGCCTTGGGTGATCACCTTGGTGTTTTTATCGATCAGAATACTCATGATTACACACTCCCCGGTAGGTTCTCCCTAGTCATTTCACGAGCGACACGATTTTTTGCGCGCCGTCGGACATCGAATCCGCAGCCACGATGTTCAGGCCCGATCCGTTCAAAATTTCTTTGCCTTTTGCTACGTTAGTGCCTTCGAGACGGACGACGAGCGGACGGTCAAGACCAAGCTCGCGAGCCGCTGCGACTACGCCCTCGGCAATAATGTCGCACTTCATGATTCCGCCGAAAATATTAACGAAAATCCCTTTCACGTTCGGATCGGAAAGAATGATCTTAAACGCTTCCGTAACTTTCTCTTTCGTCGCGCCGCCGCCGACGTCTAGGAAGTTAGCCGGGGATCCGCCGAAATATTTAATGATATCCATCGTCGCCATCGCGAGTCCGGCGCCATTGACCATACAGCCGATGTTGCCGTCCAGGGCGATATAGGAAAGATCGAATTTGGAAGCTTGAATTTCTTTAGCGTCCTCTTCGTCCAAGTCGCGAAGCTCGACGATGTCTTTATGACGGAACAACGCGTTGGAATCGAAATTCAACTTCGCATCGAGTGCCATAACGTCGCCGGAGCCCGTAACGACAAGTGGATTAATCTCCGCGATGGAGCAATCCTTCTCTTCGAATGCTTTATAGAGGGCAAGCATGAACTTGACCGCTTTGTTGATGAGTTCGCCCGGAATCTTGATGTCGTAAGCCAATTGACGCGCTTGGAACATTTGCAGGCCGACAGCCGGATCGACAACGACTTTAATGATTTTTTCAGGGGAATGAGCAGCTACTTCTTCGATATCCATGCCGCCTTCTTCCGAACCCATCATGACGACGCGTCCCGTACCCCGATCGACGACGACGCCGATATAATATTCCTTCTTGATGTCGCAGCCTTCTTCGATCAGAAGACGTTTGACTTCCTTGCCTTCCGGACCCGTTTGGTGCGTTACCAATACTTTGCCGAGCAATTCTTTCGCGTAGCCCGCTACGTCTTCAACGCTCTTGGCGATCTTGACGCCGCCTGCTTTACCGCGTCCGCCAGCATGGATCTGTGCTTTAACGACGGTAACCGTGCTTCCGAGTTCTTTCGCTGCGCTTACGGCTTCGTCGACGGTAAACGCCACTTTGCCGCGCGGCACGTTAACGCCATACTGCCTCAAGACTTCCTTGCCTTGATACTCATGAATATTCATGACCCTGGCATCCTCCCGTTGTGCGCTTTAATATCGAGTGCGGCCTAACGTATCGGCGACTTTCGCCCTGCTAGACCATCACAGGTGACTCCTTGTTAGCGATTCAATTATCGCTTGCAGCTGTCACACAAACGAATTTATGTAACAAAACCTTCACTATTGTAACACTAATCGTTATTTGGTTCCTCACTTTTTCATCAATTTATTAGTCTGATTTGGCAATGGTTTCATCTCAAAATGATATGGAAACAAGGCAAACACATATATCTTTTGCATTTTTTAGTACGATTATTCGCTAGGATTGACAGCTTAAAGCATCAATTGTATGCTAACTGTAATAGTAGTTTTCGGAGAGGAAGCACCTTTCCCGTCAGTGCAAACTTAGACGGAGGAAGGTGCTTTTTTCGTGTACGTAAAAATCATGAGCGCAAGCGTCCTTGGCGTGGAAGGCCGATTTATCGAGGTCGAAGTCAACATTTGCTCCGGCTTGCCGCAAGTCAGCGTGGTCGGGCTTCCCGACTCGGCCGTTCGGGAATCGGTGGAGCGGGTTCGCGCGGCCATTCAGAATGCCGGCATGAAATTTCCGATGGACCGGATTACGATAAACCTTGCCCCTGCCGACCTCCGCAAGGAAGGCAGCGCCTTCGATCTTGCCATCGCGGTTGGAATTTTGTGCGCGAGCGGGCAAGTCGATTCCAGCTTATTGGAAGATACGTTATTTATAGGCGAATTGGCGCTGAACGGGACGGTTAGGAATGTACCCGGGGTTTTGCCCATGACCGAATTAGCTCGCGGCGCAGGCATTCAGAGAATCATCGTCCCTCGCTCTGCCGTTGCGGAAGCTTCGCTCCTTCCGGGAATCGAAGTATTCGGAATTTCGTCTCTTGCCGAATGGATTAACGGCTTTATCGACGACGTCCCGAATGAAGATGCGTTGAAATCGCCGATTCCAGGGTTCAGCGACAAACGATTGCGCGCATTAATGCGATCCGCTAAGCAAGACGCCGACGCGATTCGCGAGAACGAAATTGATCTTGCGGACGTCATCGGGCAGGAGAAAGGCAAACGCGCCCTTCTAATCGCGGCCAGCGGGATGCATAACCTCATGTTCATTGGACCGCCCGGAACGGGAAAAACCATGCTTTGCAGACGGCTACCTACTCTCATGCCTTCGCTCGACGATAATGAGGCATTGGCGGTAACGAAAATATTCAGCGTTTGCGGAAAGCTCGGCAGCGATCAGTCTGGGTTAATCCGTAAACGCCCTTTCCGCGCACCTCACCATACCATCTCCGCAGCCGGCTTAATCGGAGGCGGTTCCG
Encoded proteins:
- the dprA gene encoding DNA-processing protein DprA — its product is MLIDNNKEEWFQLIREQDQEQQKTNQTKAVSKSEAMMTGIPREVLIALHETDGIGRISIANILQCGKAKGIGSLRHSADFLAGDWRDMGLSASQAAGIVANLRYDAIERRHGVHEEREIGLVTYLDDVYPELLRQIADPPWVMYHKGNWELVHNPTIAIVGTRLATGYGRKVTEDISEGCAQRMTVVSGLARGIDAAAHYGALRARYGTIAVLAGEVDRCYPPENKALYRELSNNGLIVSESPPGTILRPGLFPLRNRIIAGLSYGVIVVEAAQKSGALITADLALGYDRDVFIVPGQITSPRSKGALEYFRKGANPVLDETDIFQAYSHRLPASDIHSSSVQTSKQLGSQPENWTDAERLVYRLLLDNPCTIDELVTRSGMTFGHLHSVLLSLLIKRRIHQQPGSVYHVL
- the sucC gene encoding ADP-forming succinate--CoA ligase subunit beta: MNIHEYQGKEVLRQYGVNVPRGKVAFTVDEAVSAAKELGSTVTVVKAQIHAGGRGKAGGVKIAKSVEDVAGYAKELLGKVLVTHQTGPEGKEVKRLLIEEGCDIKKEYYIGVVVDRGTGRVVMMGSEEGGMDIEEVAAHSPEKIIKVVVDPAVGLQMFQARQLAYDIKIPGELINKAVKFMLALYKAFEEKDCSIAEINPLVVTGSGDVMALDAKLNFDSNALFRHKDIVELRDLDEEDAKEIQASKFDLSYIALDGNIGCMVNGAGLAMATMDIIKYFGGSPANFLDVGGGATKEKVTEAFKIILSDPNVKGIFVNIFGGIMKCDIIAEGVVAAARELGLDRPLVVRLEGTNVAKGKEILNGSGLNIVAADSMSDGAQKIVSLVK
- the trmFO gene encoding FADH(2)-oxidizing methylenetetrahydrofolate--tRNA-(uracil(54)-C(5))-methyltransferase TrmFO; its protein translation is MNEVQSVTVIGAGLAGSEAAWQIAKQGVPVTLYEMRPVKQTPAHHTEGFAELVCSNSLRANGLANAVGVLKEEMRRLDSLILSCADLHAVPAGGALAVDRDGFSAEVTKRLREHPLITVVNEEVTEIPQDGIVVIATGPLTSPELSDSIKRLMGEEYFYFFDAAAPIVEKDSIDLDKVFLASRYDKGEAAYLNCPMTEAEFDVFYEALTTAETAAVKDFEKEMYFEGCMPIEVMAKRGKQTVLFGPMKPVGLIDPRTGAKSHAVIQLRQDNAAGTLYNLVGFQTHLKWGEQKRVFSLIPGLENAEFVRYGVMHRNTFINSPKLLRPTYQFQARETLFFAGQMTGVEGYVESAASGLISGLNAGRLANGQQPLTLPAHTTLGSMAHYITTADFKHFQPMNANFGLFPPLGHRVRSKKEKNEAIAARALESIDALSLEIKGNSGL
- a CDS encoding YifB family Mg chelatase-like AAA ATPase — translated: MYVKIMSASVLGVEGRFIEVEVNICSGLPQVSVVGLPDSAVRESVERVRAAIQNAGMKFPMDRITINLAPADLRKEGSAFDLAIAVGILCASGQVDSSLLEDTLFIGELALNGTVRNVPGVLPMTELARGAGIQRIIVPRSAVAEASLLPGIEVFGISSLAEWINGFIDDVPNEDALKSPIPGFSDKRLRALMRSAKQDADAIRENEIDLADVIGQEKGKRALLIAASGMHNLMFIGPPGTGKTMLCRRLPTLMPSLDDNEALAVTKIFSVCGKLGSDQSGLIRKRPFRAPHHTISAAGLIGGGSVPKPGEVTLAHHGILFLDEMPEFSRVCLEALRQPLEDREVTIGRARGVCRYPARFMLAASMNPCPCGYYGGSVDDRPCTCTPTAIARYRSRMSGPLADRIDLQVELPRQAVRQPTETGMTSGQARELVMEAANRQKSRYAKHGIQWNSQLQGPLLKKYTRLSSDAEMLLQQVYEQLGLSFRAHDRILKMSRTIADLAGKESIRLEDVAEAISYRSLDQMME
- the topA gene encoding type I DNA topoisomerase, giving the protein MADSLVIVESPAKAKTIGKYLGSKFIVKASMGHIRDLPKSQIGVEVENDFQPKYITIRGKGSVLKELRDASKKVKKVYLAADPDREGEAIAWHLAHYLEIDEKDACRVVFNEITKQAVKDAFKNPRPIDMDLVNAQQARRVLDRLVGYKISPLLWKKVKKGLSAGRVQSVAVKLIYDRENEINAFIPEEYWSITAHLTKEKAAFEAKFHSLNGEKAELTSEADVKAVLAQMGNEDFVVGEVKEKERQRNPSPPFITSSLQQEAARKLNFRASKTMQIAQQLYEGVDLGKEGTVGLITYMRTDSTRISPVAQEEAKEYIEGKYGNAFVPETPRVYTKKNSNAQDAHEAIRPTSVLRDPESVKAFTSKDQLRLYKLIWERFVASQMASAVLDTMTVDLHNGPVTFRANGSKLKFAGFMKVYVEGNDDGTTDEDRLLPALGAGDKVKSKDIEPKQHFTQPPPRFTEARLVRTLEELGIGRPSTYAPTLETIQKRNYVAMEEKKFIPTELGELVIQLMEEFFPEILDAEFTANMEGDLDHVEEGTQDWVNVIGDFYKSFEVRLNFAEEEMKEIEIKDEPSDEICDKCGSPMVYKMGRFGKFLACSGFPNCRNTKPIIKETGVKCPKCGEGHVVERRSKKGRIFYGCNLYPGCDYVSWDKPVAKPCPSCGGLMIEKRVKGEIQYHCTVCSHSENVDDSEEAVE
- the sucD gene encoding succinate--CoA ligase subunit alpha; protein product: MSILIDKNTKVITQGITGATGNFHAKGALDYGTQMVGGVTPGKGGTNVDFNLENGTTVSLPVFNTVLEAVKATGATASVIYVAPPFAADAIMEAVDAELELVICITEGIPVLDMVKVMRFMEGKKTRLIGPNCPGVITPGEIKIGIMPGYIHQKGHVGVVSRSGTLTYEAVHQLTSSGIGQSSAVGIGGDPVKGSEFIDILKLFNEDPDTYAVIMIGEIGGTAEEEAAEWVKANMTKPVVGFIGGATAPAGKRMGHAGAIISGGKGTAAEKISVLEACGIRVAPTPSDMGATLVAVLEEKGLLEKCKV